One window from the genome of Pelodictyon luteolum DSM 273 encodes:
- a CDS encoding ATP-binding protein, whose protein sequence is MMPEERIRVDAKLDRLEEIIGFVEDCADRFRLEDSRKFGLNIAVEEAVVNICSYAYPDTEGMLDVACRVTDESLVIELSDSGIPFNILTLPDPETDAAIEDREIGGLGGYFIRQFSDAVSYTRRDGMNVLTLLFRRGASIELP, encoded by the coding sequence ATGATGCCGGAAGAACGGATAAGGGTTGATGCGAAGCTTGACCGGCTTGAGGAGATAATCGGTTTCGTGGAGGACTGTGCCGATCGGTTCAGGCTGGAAGACTCCCGGAAATTCGGGCTGAACATTGCCGTTGAAGAGGCTGTTGTCAATATCTGCAGTTATGCATACCCTGATACTGAAGGCATGCTTGATGTGGCTTGCAGGGTTACGGATGAGTCACTCGTGATTGAACTGTCCGATTCAGGTATCCCTTTCAACATCCTTACGCTTCCTGACCCTGAAACAGATGCTGCGATAGAGGATCGGGAAATCGGAGGCCTTGGCGGCTATTTCATCCGGCAGTTCAGCGATGCTGTCAGTTATACACGAAGGGATGGAATGAATGTTCTGACCCTTTTGTTCCGGCGTGGAGCATCAATAGAGCTGCCATGA
- a CDS encoding STAS domain-containing protein → MEFQIQKETAATVVAVIGRMDAVTAPEYEKKLAGMMDEGEKNFIIDFGKLDYISSAGLRALLMTGKRVKNLGGLMLLANIGGAVKDVFAISGFGTIFPMHDTVQSALGAAEE, encoded by the coding sequence ATGGAATTCCAGATACAAAAAGAAACGGCGGCAACGGTTGTTGCTGTCATCGGCAGGATGGACGCCGTAACGGCTCCCGAGTATGAAAAAAAACTTGCCGGGATGATGGACGAAGGGGAAAAAAATTTCATCATTGATTTCGGCAAGCTCGACTATATCAGCAGTGCCGGTTTGAGGGCTTTGCTCATGACTGGCAAAAGAGTCAAAAACCTCGGGGGTCTTATGCTGCTTGCCAATATTGGCGGTGCAGTCAAGGACGTGTTTGCGATCTCCGGTTTCGGAACAATCTTTCCAATGCACGATACCGTGCAGAGTGCGCTTGGCGCAGCTGAAGAGTAG
- a CDS encoding ABC transporter substrate-binding protein/permease (The N-terminal region of this protein, as described by TIGR01726, is a three transmembrane segment that identifies a subfamily of ABC transporter permease subunits, which specificities that include histidine, arginine, glutamine, glutamate, L-cystine (sic), the opines (in Agrobacterium) octopine and nopaline, etc.): MRKLAMISALLFVAASLVVGTSLNGATLRSPDDLRLGRIGVLQGTIHERYAMKAWPEATILQYQSPSDLLLAVKSGKADAAIYSDDELMVMLRQNGDLAVLGDELLATPLGMGFRYEQTELRSAFNNFLRDIMADGRQDAMVRYWMKDGGTRMPAIAASAENEVLRVGILSDNGMPFCALIDNRLTGYSIELLDRFGLYTGRKITYVNIEFGSMIAALASRKIDMIGAVMAITPERRKKVAFSDPYYAQGAHLFALKKNIASLPQPSTAGSVKDGESFLAGIAESFRSNILLENRWQLILEGFRTTLVISVFSALLGTLFGALVCFMRMSRLNILRVSAGVFISLLRGTPVLVLLMLVFYVVFASVNIDPVLVAVIAFGLNFAAYSAEIFRAGIEGIDRGQTEAGIAMGFTGPATFYFIVLPQTLQRILPVYKGEFISLVKMTSIVGYIAVQDLTKAGDIIRSRTFDAFFPLIMVAALYFFLSWALMRMLEYLEGMMAPKHRNRTVAA; this comes from the coding sequence ATGAGAAAGCTGGCCATGATATCCGCACTTCTTTTCGTTGCAGCGTCGCTGGTAGTCGGAACATCTTTAAACGGCGCAACCCTCCGCTCACCCGATGACCTCAGGCTTGGGCGGATAGGGGTCCTTCAGGGGACCATCCATGAGCGCTATGCCATGAAAGCCTGGCCTGAGGCGACGATACTCCAGTACCAGTCTCCGTCTGATCTCTTGCTGGCGGTGAAGTCTGGAAAGGCAGACGCTGCCATTTACAGTGATGACGAACTCATGGTGATGCTACGCCAGAACGGTGACCTTGCCGTTCTGGGGGATGAGCTGCTTGCAACCCCGCTCGGCATGGGGTTCCGCTACGAACAGACTGAACTGCGCAGCGCATTCAACAATTTCCTCCGGGACATCATGGCTGACGGGCGGCAGGACGCGATGGTCCGCTACTGGATGAAGGACGGCGGAACCCGGATGCCGGCGATTGCAGCATCGGCAGAGAACGAAGTGCTCAGGGTTGGTATTCTCAGCGATAACGGTATGCCGTTCTGCGCACTTATCGATAACCGGCTTACCGGATACTCCATTGAACTGCTCGACAGGTTCGGGCTGTACACAGGGCGGAAGATTACCTATGTGAATATCGAGTTCGGGAGCATGATAGCCGCTCTTGCAAGCCGAAAAATCGACATGATCGGCGCCGTGATGGCAATTACCCCTGAGCGGCGCAAAAAGGTTGCTTTTTCCGACCCTTACTATGCACAGGGAGCCCACCTCTTTGCCCTGAAAAAGAACATTGCATCATTACCTCAACCCTCGACAGCCGGCAGTGTAAAGGATGGGGAGTCTTTCCTTGCGGGGATTGCCGAAAGTTTCCGGAGCAACATCCTGCTGGAGAACCGCTGGCAGCTCATCCTTGAGGGGTTCCGGACAACCCTTGTCATTTCCGTGTTTTCCGCACTGCTTGGAACCCTCTTCGGCGCCCTGGTCTGTTTTATGAGAATGTCACGCCTCAACATCCTGAGGGTGTCGGCCGGAGTTTTCATCTCGCTGCTTCGCGGCACGCCGGTGCTGGTGCTCCTGATGCTGGTATTCTATGTGGTCTTTGCCTCCGTCAACATCGACCCGGTGCTGGTGGCAGTCATCGCCTTCGGACTGAACTTTGCAGCCTACTCTGCGGAAATCTTCCGGGCCGGCATTGAGGGTATCGACAGGGGGCAGACCGAGGCGGGTATCGCGATGGGCTTTACCGGGCCGGCAACGTTTTACTTCATTGTTCTGCCGCAGACCCTGCAGCGCATCCTGCCGGTCTACAAAGGGGAGTTCATTTCATTGGTGAAAATGACCTCGATTGTGGGCTATATCGCGGTGCAGGATCTGACGAAAGCTGGAGATATCATCCGAAGCCGTACCTTCGATGCCTTTTTCCCGCTCATTATGGTAGCGGCATTATATTTCTTTCTCTCATGGGCTCTCATGCGCATGCTTGAATACCTTGAAGGCATGATGGCCCCAAAACACCGGAACCGAACCGTTGCAGCATGA
- a CDS encoding amino acid ABC transporter ATP-binding protein translates to MIQIKHLSKKFGALEVLRDVSITVRKGEVISIIGPSGTGKSTFLRCINLLDRPSGGSIVINGVDILDPKADVPAIRRKMNMVFQSFNLYQHLSVMDNLTLGPVKLLQTGRQDAEKKALELLKLVGLAEKADSFPDELSGGQKQRVAIARCLAMEPSIILFDEPTSALDPTMVSEVLAVIRRLARDGMTMLIVTHEMKFARDVSSRVLYMDEGVIYEEGPPEQIFDNPQKERTKIFINRVRSFNYRIASPDYDLYAMNAEIELFCEKQILPLKSRQSLQLLVEEVLQICADTLRSTAIELAITHSEKTGEIKLLVESGGAEENILESAALPDELGLTIIRNLTRSIAYKRDGGQNRLTLILKEQ, encoded by the coding sequence ATGATACAGATCAAGCATCTTTCCAAGAAGTTCGGGGCACTTGAAGTACTCCGCGATGTAAGCATCACCGTCCGGAAAGGAGAAGTGATTTCAATCATCGGCCCCTCCGGTACGGGAAAAAGCACATTCCTGCGATGCATCAACCTGCTTGATCGTCCGAGTGGAGGGTCGATTGTCATCAATGGAGTCGATATTCTTGATCCCAAAGCCGATGTACCGGCCATCCGCAGGAAGATGAACATGGTGTTCCAGTCCTTTAACCTGTATCAGCATCTTTCCGTGATGGACAACCTGACCCTCGGTCCTGTGAAGCTGTTGCAGACCGGCAGGCAGGATGCGGAGAAAAAGGCGCTCGAGCTGCTCAAGCTTGTAGGGCTTGCTGAAAAGGCTGACAGTTTTCCCGATGAGCTGTCCGGAGGCCAGAAACAGCGTGTAGCCATTGCCCGCTGCCTGGCGATGGAGCCATCAATCATTCTGTTCGACGAGCCGACCTCTGCACTTGATCCTACCATGGTAAGCGAGGTGCTGGCTGTCATCCGCCGTCTGGCCCGGGACGGTATGACCATGCTCATCGTTACCCATGAAATGAAGTTTGCAAGGGATGTGTCCAGCAGGGTGCTCTATATGGACGAGGGTGTGATTTATGAGGAGGGGCCCCCTGAGCAGATCTTTGACAACCCCCAGAAGGAGAGGACGAAAATCTTCATCAATCGGGTGAGGAGCTTCAACTACCGGATTGCTTCCCCCGATTACGATCTATATGCCATGAATGCGGAAATTGAGCTGTTCTGTGAAAAGCAGATCCTTCCGCTGAAGTCCCGACAGAGTCTGCAGCTGCTCGTCGAAGAGGTCTTGCAGATATGCGCAGATACCCTGCGCTCCACGGCGATCGAGCTGGCCATAACCCATTCGGAAAAGACCGGGGAGATAAAGCTTCTGGTCGAGAGCGGAGGAGCAGAGGAGAACATCCTTGAATCGGCAGCCCTGCCGGACGAACTGGGCCTGACGATCATCCGCAATCTTACCCGGAGCATTGCATACAAGCGGGATGGTGGTCAAAACAGGCTCACATTGATCTTAAAAGAACAATAA